The Nostoc sp. PCC 7524 nucleotide sequence CGTGGCTTGCAGTTGGATAAGGATTGGATTGAAGTTAATATTGATGGTGAAAATAAAATAATTTACGATGCAAAAGAAGAAATTGATGATGTTATTGGACGCATGGTCAATCGCCCAGTGGTAGTGGAAGTTCTTGAAAGACGTGATAAATCAGCAGACAAAAGATACTCTTTCCGTGACATTCAACTTCAGGAAAATGTATAGAAAATCTAATATTTTTCTATACATTTGCTTAATAACAATTTTTGTAGGGTTGGTATTATTTGTCAGTTGCTAATATCATGAGTTTTATATTGTTGGCCATGCCCACCTTACGCTTATTGAGAATGCTGCAAGATATGACTTAGTAAATTACCAACTCTCTACTTAGCTACTCAGAGATGAAAGCAATAGATTTATTTGCGGGTTGTGGAGGTTTGTCACTAGGATTTCAAAATGCTGGCTTTGACATTGTAGCAGCTTTTGATTATTGGCCTTCAGCTATTGAAGTTTATAGAGAAAATTTCCAACATACTATCTTTGAAAAAGACCTGTTGAGAGAAGATGTATGTGCGTTAATCGCTAGTTTTAATCCAGAAATAATCATTGGTGGTCCTCCATGTCAAGATTTTTCAAGTGCAGGCAAACGAGATGAAAATCTGGGGAGAGCAGACTTAACTTTTGTATTTGCTAACATTATTTCTCAAGTAAAGCCTAATTGGTTTGTGATGGAGAATGTTGAGAGAATTTCTAAAAGCAAAGTTTTAAAAACAGTCTTAGAAATATTTAAAAAAAGTGGATATGGTTTAACTTCCTCAATTTTAAATGCTAGTTACTGTGGAGTTCCGCAAGCTAGAAGACGATACTTTTTAATTGGTCAGCTTCATGGAAAGGATGATGCTCTCAACCATTATCTAATAAAACACCAATCTAAAAAACCTATGACTGTTTTTGACTACCTAGGTAATCAGCTAGGAATTGAATATTTTTATCACCACCCTAGAAGCTATAAAAGAAGGGCTATCTTCAGCATACATGAACCTAGTCCAACGGTTCGGGGAGTCAATCGACCTATCCCTAAAACCTATAAAAAACATGAAGGAGATGCCTGCGATATTAACGAGAAATTGCGACCCCTATCTACAATTGAACGAAGCTACATTCAAACTTTTCCAAAAACGTTTAAGTTTAAGGGGAATAAATCAGATTTAGAACAGATGATTGGCAATGCTGTTCCTGTAAATCTGGCTGAATATGTAGCTCGTTGCATACTTGAATATATTGAAGATGACTCTTCTAATAGCATTTCATATCAGTTACCTAACATCTTGCTTTTAAAACAATAGTGATAATGGCAGTCATTATTGCTTTATGGAGTCGATATTGTAGCAGAATAAACATAAATCTTTAATGAAAAATATAATTTCTTAGTAAAAAATACCAACTTTATACAAAAATTCCATCTGTAGCGAGATGATTAATTATCAGATTAATTTTATTTTTCTAAATAAATAAAGACTCTTTAATGCTGGACTATGCAACCCGGAATACTCTGGCTATTTAATGTAGGTCTTATTAGATACAAAAATAAAATTTTCGGGGATAAACTTTTATGTCGTTACAGCAAGTGAATGCTTTTTATGAAGTTTTGATGTCAGAAAAATCTATTTATGAAGAATACTTTAATAATTGCTGTAGTAGAGGTTTGTTGAGCAGTTGGCATTGGGACAAAACCAAGATAGTGAACTTTGCAGCTAGTATTGGTTATCAGTTCAATGAATATGAATTAGCTTATGTATGGTTTGAAAGTGAGCCTAGCTATTCTCATAACTCGTTGAGTTTATCCAAACAAGATAAATTGCTGGAATTAACTCAAGCCTAGTTTTTTGACGCTTTCTCTTTTATAGAAGAAAGCGTCTTATAAGTTTATGGGTTTAAAAATTTGAGCCTGGCTGTTGCAGAAATTCTTCTTCTTCGGGAGTGGAAACACGTCCTAAAATACTATTGCGATGAGGAAAGCGGCCAAAACGCTCAATAATGTTCAGATGTTGCAATGCGGATTCAATTGCTATGGCACTATCAGGATCATCACTCAACTGCTGGAATAACTTCACACACTGATGCTGATCAGCTAGGTTTTCCCTGTGTTCAAAAGGTAAGTAAATAAACCACCGTTGCACAGGTAGCAAGTCATGATCATAACCTTGTGCAACAGCGTGCTTGGCTACTGACAATGCTTCCCAATCAGTAGCAAATGCGTCTGGAGTACCACGAAACATATTTCGGGGAAACTGATCTAAAAGCAGAATCAAGGCTAGACAGGTTGTGGGTAAATTTATCCAGTCGTCTAAATACCCTGCTGCGGCTTGTTGATAATCTTTGAAAAATTGATGCTGTAATTCTGCATCAAATTCTGGTTGCTTTTTAAACCAAAAACTTTTGGGTTGCCCGTAATCTGGTTCATCACGATGGCCAAACCAAAAGTCTAAAATTGTCTGTGCCTGGGACATTATGTTGCTCTATGTTGACAAATCACTTGTCGCATTTTACGCATATTTGCAGGCAACTCAAAGTTCATGGCTTGTTGAATAAAAATAGCAGGTATGGGAATATTCGGGGTAGCTTGGACGCTATAAATGAGTACAGTCCCATTGCCGCAGTCTTTTAGCTCAATCTTGGCTGCAAAGTCAACAAAAGAGCCTTTTTCCATGTGGAACTGAATTTTTTGACCGATAACTTCCACGACGTTGAGGTAAATTTCAACTTGAGCCGTGAAAAAAAGGAAAGCTTTTTGTGCTGCTTGGTACAGGCGCTTGACTTCACCTCGCTGCAATACCTCACTTTTGGTGATGTCGGGAAAGTATTGTACCCAACGGGGGTAATCGGTGATTTGTTGCCATACCTGCGATCGCACCATTGGTAAGTACATACAAGCACTGACAGCACCACCACAGGCGTTATGCGATCGCGTCTGGACAAAAATTTCACCCTGCATCAGCAAGTGTCGCTGTTCTTGACTCCATGTCAGATCTGAACCTGTGATCACTGGGTTTGATATATGGGGTGCAAACATAAATTTTTTTCCGTTACTCCTCAACTTCACCATCTGCTCAGGTTGTCACCATCAACCATCTCTAAATTAATGGAGTACAACCTCATCAATGTTAGTTCCACTTCAGTACACACGGTTTCCGGAACCAATCACGTCAGCACATTATTCTGAAAATCTACTGGAAAATCCGTGTTTTTAACTACAAATACTATTGTCTATGCTCTTGGCAGTAATCATAGCACTACTTATCAAGGAAAAATTTAGCTTAAAAAAGCTAAAATGTTACAAATACAATCTATAAAGTATTTTATGTAATTGAAGCAATTCATAGAATCCTATTTTTAGTAAAAATTCAGTAAATTTTTGGTTAATTTGTCTATATACAGCTAATTAGGAATTAAGAGGAAAAAATAGTGAGTCAATCTTCCTTGAACCGCAGATTAACACAGGCGTTTGGTGTGCTACTCGGCATCGGCATAGCTGTCTGGCTACTGAGAGGTTTTGGCCTGCTGTCATTTATGCCTGGCGGAGTTATTTGGCTATTGTTTCTTGGGGCGATCGCTTTAGGACTGATTGCTTATGCTCAAAGAACTTGGTGGCGTTTTTAATAATGTGGTGATTTACCACACGATTTAGCAATAAATCATAATCCGACAAAGAAATATACCAATTCTTAATCAAAATCATCTATCCCCAGTCTGGCTGCTCACAGATATCAGAGAGATATTTTTTTATGCAACCAGTATGGTGTTTTGAGACTGAACTGCTGTTAAAGATATTGATAAGGTGAAGTATTAACCAGGGGCAACCATGCAAATTTATATATGTAGTGTTTGCGGCTACGAGTATGATCCAGAAGTAGGCGATCCAGATAGCGGCATACTCCCAGGTACCCTTTTTGAAGCCATCCCAGAGGATTGGGTGTGTCCGGTTTGCGGTGCTACTAAAGATTTATTTGAAGCAGCAGAAGGGTGAATATCAAGTCAGCTAATCACGGGAACAACCCAGAACTAAAATAAGGAAAAGTCTTGCACTACACCCTTACACACGCTACTTGCACGCCACTTGCTACAACGGGGGGAACCCCAACGGACAGTTTGCTCAAGTCGGGGAACCCGCCCACGCAACTGTCCTCCGCAACGCAGTGGCTCCTCAAGTCGAGAACCCTTTCGGCAGTGGCTCCCCTACTCCACTCCCTACTCCCTACTCTCCACTTCCTATTTTCAAGACAGATGGCGTGGGTAAATAATATCTCTATTTTGACGCTGAGTGTACTAGCCTAGAAAGTAGGTGCTATAGAAGAGATAATTTGTAAATTGCTACCTTTAAAGATTGTAGTTATTGGCGGTGGAGCCGCAGGATTTTTTGGGGCGATCGCCTGTGCCGAAGTTAACCCCCAAGCTCAAGTCACTTTACTCGAAGCTAGTCGTCAACCATTAGCTAAAGTCCGCATCTCCGGCGGGGGACGCTGTAATGTGACTCATGCTTGCTTTGAACCACAGGGGTTAGTCCAAAGTTATCCTAGAGGTGGTAAGGCTTTACGGGGCGCTTTTACTCGGTTTCAAGCTCAAGATACGGTAGCTTGGTTTGCTCACCACGGGGTAAAACTAAAAACAGAAGCCGATGGTAGGATGTTTCCCATTACAGACAGTTCTGAAACGATTGTGGATTGTCTGATGAATACTGCTCAAGCTGAGGGAGTAGAAATTTGGACGGGTACAGCTGTTGTTGCTGTTAAACGCATTAACACGGAATTTGAAATAATTTTAAAGTCTGGTGAGATCATCAGATGCGATCGCCTGCTGCTAGCTACAGGCAGCAGCCTCATCGGTTACAAAATTGCCCAACAATTAGGACATCACATCGAAGCACCCGTACCATCATTATTTACATTTAATATTCCAGAGGCCAAGCTCAGGGCATTAGCCGGGATCAGTGTAAACCCCGTACGTTTAAAATTATTGGTAGGGGAGAAGTCTCAATTAGAACAAACTGGGCCATTACTGATTACCCACTGGGGTGTAAGTGGCCCGGCTGTACTGAAGCTTTCAGCTTGGGGTGCCAGAGTTCTACACGAACATCACTATCAAGCGACTTTATTGGTGAATTGGTTGCCGGAACTGTCCCAAGAACAAGTCCGGCAAAAAATCTTAGCAGTCAAAAATGAATGGGCAAAAAAAGCGATCGCTCTGCACCGTGGCGTTGATTTACCCCACCGTCTTTGGCAATCTATAATCGCCCGTGTCGGTATTACCACAGATGATCGTTGGGCAGGACTCTCTAATAAAACTTTAAATCTCTTGATCCAAGAAATTACCCAGGGCAAATACTTAGTTAATGGTAAGGGAGTCTTTAAAGAGGAGTTCGTCACCTGTGGCGGTGTCAACCTCAAGGAAATTGACTTCAAAACGATGGAAAGTAAGCTAGTTCCTGGACTCTACTTTGCTGGTGAAATTCTAGATATTGACGGCGTAACTGGTGGATTTAATTTCCAAAGTGCTTGGACAACAGCCTATTTGGCAGGTAACGCTATGGGAATTGGCGACTCAGAACAATTACGATCACACAGATAAATTTAGTAGTCAAATTGCATAAACTCCTTAACTAGCTCTGATAAATCAAGTGACGATACTCAGCAGATTTAAGGATGCTTGTGGAATTTATGGACAACATCACGCACTTTATCCTTGTTCAAATCCATAGATTATGTAAAGTTATTATGAAGTTAGTTTAAGACAACTTTATAAACCCATAGATATCTTCATTAACTGAAGTAGTACAGCCTTTTTATGTAATTGTTATAAAATCTTGAAGTTTTGTGCAACAGAATTTCTTTTTGAGAATGTAAAACTTTGGTAAAGAGTTTAGTGATTCAGTGACTTTTCAACATAGAGATACTACCATATTCCTGTGTGTGTTTAAGTATTCTTGTTTCATAAGATACGTATACTTGTGAGTATCTTCTCTGATTTACAAAATGGTGAGTATTGTATTAGAACAAGGCTCTTCTAGGGTGTGAGTAATGCGTAAACCAGTTATCACTATTTTTTACCAGTTCAATCCCTGGCACGCTTCTATAGGAGGTATTCAGACACTCATCAATACGTTTATCAAATATGCTCCGAGTGAGTTTGAGGTACGGCTAGTAGGAACGGCAAGTGATACCAGTCAGCCCCTTGGTAAATGGCAACAAGCAGAATTTGCAGGTAGAGAAATTAGTTTTTTGCCATTATTTTTACTAGAGAATGATAATAAAAGAAGTCTAATACCCACAACGCTTAGATACACAACCGCCTTACTTGGGCGTTCTTTTTCTTCAGATTTTATGCACTTTCATAGGCTAGAACCGAGTTTGGCAGCTATGAATTGGCAAGGAGAAAAAACCCTATTTATTCATAATGATATTCACACACAGATGCAAACTGTGAGTGACCGCAAGGCAATACTCTGGAGAAGATTCCCTGCTGCCTATTTTGCTTTAGAAAGATTATTAATTGATCAGTTTAGTCAAATTCTCTCATGCAATACTGATGCAACACAGTTCTATCGACAACGTTATCCCCACTTACGAGATTGTGTTGAATACATAAAAAATTCCTTTGATAATGAGGTTTTCTATCCCTGGAATTGGGAACAAAAACAAGCCAATCGGCGGGAATTAGCAATGCAGATGGGGTTAGATGCAGAAACACGGTTTATTCTATTTGCTGGCAGGCTGCATCCCCAAAAAGATCCAATATTATTAATACGTACTTTTGCTAATTTAAAAGAGCGTAATACTCATTTATTAATAGCAGGTGATGGAGAATTAGCATCATCAGTACGCCAGGAAATTGCACAACTGGGCTTGTCTAATCAGGTAACAATGCTCGGTGCATTGAACCAAAAGGAATTGGCTAAACTACATAGATTAAGTAGCGCCTTTGTCTTAAGTAGTGCTTATGAAGGTTTGCCTTTGGTGGTATTAGAAGCACTGGCAAGTGGCACACCAATAGTAACAACTAAATGTGGTGAAACTCCCAAATTACTTAGAGGTGATACGGGAGTTGTTTGTGAAGAACGTACACCAGAGTGCATAGCGGATGCTTTGCGTCGGATACTGTTACACCCAGAAAATTATCCTAGCGAGTCTTGTGTCAGGGCTGCACAACCTTATGCGGCTCGTAGTGTTGTCAAAGATGTTTATGGTGAAATGTTTCATCGCTGGGAATCAAAACAACTCTCAGTAATTGGCTCAGGCTAGAAACAAAAATCATCGACTACCAATTCATGTGTTTCCTCATTAATAAATAGAACAACATAACTATGAAAATTGCTGTCATTGGTGCCAAAGGTCTTCCTCCCAAACAAGGTGGGATTGAACATTACTGTGCAGAAGTCTACCCTCGGATAGTGGCGCAGGGTCACACTGTAGACTTATTTGCCCGTTCCTCATACACAGATAGTTCTTGGCGAGAAAGTTACGATTTTCAAGGTGTTCGAGTAATTTCCTTACCAGGATTGGATGTGAAGGGAGCAGATGCCTTTGTCACCTCTGCATTAGGAGCGATCGCGGCTACTGCTAGCAAGTATGATATTGTTCACTTCCATGCTTTAGGTCCCTCTTTATTTAGTTTTTTACCGAGAATTGCTCAATCGACGAAAGTTGTAGTGACTTGTCAGGGACTGGATTGGCAACGCGCCAAATGGGGAAGTTTTTCCACCCAATTAATTAAGATGGGAGAACAAGCAGCAGTACGTTTTGCTCATGGCATAGTGGTCGTATCAGATGCCCTCAAGACTTACTTCTTACAGAATTATGGTCGGGATACAGTTTATATTCCTAACGCTCCTGCTAGCTATGGTGAATCAGACCCCAACTTTAGCTATGGTAAACAGTTAGGTCTGGAACAGGGACGCTACATGATATTTTTGGGGAGAATCGTCCCAGAAAAACGCCCCGACTTATTGATTGAAGCATTCTCTAAATTAAAGCCATCTGGCTGGAAACTGGTTTTAGCAGGTGGTGTGAGTGATACTCAATCATATACCGCCAAACTCTTAGAAAAAGTTGCCAATAATCCCAATATTATCTTTGCAGGTGAACTGCGCGGTTCTCGTCTTTGGGAAATTGTGCGTGGTGCAGGACTGTTTGTTTTACCTTCTGATTTAGAAGGACTGCCCTTAGCTATGTTAGAAGCTATGCAAGAAGGTAGACCAGTAGTAGCCAGCGATATCCTACCCCATCAACAATTAATCAATGGGGGTATGGGAACATTATTTGAAGCTGGCAACGTAGACTCTTTAGTAAATTCCCTTGATTGGGCAATTAATCATCCCCAACAAGTCGCACTCATGGCCAAAAACGCCCAAAGAAATGTGCAGACAAATTACAGTTGGGAACATATTACTGCTGAAAATTTAAAACTATACACAACACTTTTGAACTCATCGGAACCATTAAGTACAATCAAGCCTCATGAAATTAGTCTGGCAAGAGTTGGGAGCAAAAAATAAATAGTTTTTGTGAAAGGCAAACACATCAAACTTTCACAATCTCAATTAGTGTGTTTGCTACCAGTATTGTACTAATCGGTGTATGATACCGATTAGTTTAAGATTCATGTATCTTATCTACTCACCAATCTTTGTCAGCCTTTTAAATTAACTCAGGTGTATGTAATGGGAAAAGGCATTTCAACCTTACTAGCAGTGTTGCGGCGAAGAAGCTTGCCTGCTTTCACTACTTTTGCTGCCGTCATTGGGGCATCAGTTGCTTATCTGAGTGTTACTCCACGTTTGTACGAAACATCAACACGATTGATGGTTAATGACAATCAGGTAAGTATTTCTGAATTGGGTCGTGATCTTACACAGTTACGCTCAAGTGGTGGAATTAAAAGCAGCCCACTGGCAGATCAGGCAGAGTTAATCAGTTCACAAGCTGTTTTAGAAAGGGCAATTGCCAAAATTGTTTCCCCATCTCACAATGATTCCCATCAAAATACACTGACATCTAACAGTATCAGTCCGTGGCTAAGAATCAAAATTGTCCCTGCTACCAATATTCTGGAACTGAGTTATCAAAGCCCAGATCCCAATCTAGCTACCAAAATACTCAATGCTATTGCTCAAGCAACAGTTGAGGAAAATATCAGAACCATCAATTCCGAAGCTACAAAGGTGCGGGAATTTTTGGAAAAAGAAGTACCATTAGCTCAACGGAGGTTGCAACAAGCAGAAGTTGCAGAAAACAAATATAGACAACAAAGCGGTGTAGTTGAGATTGATAGCCAGACTAGGAGTTTGGTCGAAAGTTTAGCCAACACGGAAAATCAGGAACGCACACTACTGGCGCAACTTCAAGAAACGCGATCGCGTGATGCGTCCCTGAGACAAATTACTGATACCAAAACCCTCAATAATGCTTACTCATCGGTGCGTGGTGGTCAAGATGAGCAAGTAAAAGTGCTGCGAGCCAAGTTAACGGATTTAGAAACTAAGCTAATTGAGGCTCGGTTGCAGTTTACAGACAGCCATCCAACAGTTATATCGTTGCTTGGTCAACGAGATTCTATTCGAGCGTTATATGCACAAGAACTTGCTCGCGTATCGTCCGATGGGCAAACCATTCCTTCAACAGACATTGCAGCCGATCAAATTAGCCAAAATCTCACCTCACAGCTCATCAATAATGAAATTGAGCGTTTGGCAATAGAGAACAAGCTGAATTTTGTAATTTCTAACTATGCCAAAAGTTTCTGTTATTATTCCAGCATTCAATGCCTTGAAATATCTCCCCGAAACTTTGAAATGCCTTTTCAAGCAAACTTTTAATGATTTTGAAGTCATTATTGTTGATGATGGTAGTTCAGATGGAACTGCTGAATGGGCATCCCAAATAGAAGAACCAAGAGTTAAATTAATTACTCAAGCAAATCAAGGATCAGCAGGGGCAAGAAACACAGGTATCAAACATTCCCAAGGCGAGTTTATAGCTTTTATGGATGCTGATGATTTTTGGCAATCTACTAAGCTAGAAAAGCAAGTAAAGGTTTTGGAGGCCAATCCAGAAGTTGGCTTAGTCTACAATTGGGTTGCTTATATCAATGACAAAGGAGAACCAACAGGTAGAGTTGTCAAACCTGATGCCCAAGGCCATATCTGGGATAAATTTACAGAACGTAACCTAATTGAGTGTGGTAGTGTACCGATGATTCGTCGCCTTTGCTTTGATGATGTAGGTTTATTTGACACAACTATTGATGCTGCACCAGATTGGGATATGTGGCTACGTATTGCTGCTCGTTATTCTTTTGCTGTCATCAAAGAACCCTTAGTTAGCTATCGCCAGCACTCCAATAATAAATCTAAAAATTATCCTAAGCTACTCCACGACTTTCGCACCATTATTGAAAAAGCTTTTCAAGCTGCTCCATTTGAACTGTTACACCTGAGAAATCGCAGCTATGGTAATCTCAATTTGTTAATAGCATGGAAATGTCTGCAAAGTAAGGATAAAGACTATAAACAGGCAGATTTATTTCGTCGGCAAGCTCTGAAGCATGATTATAAATTAATTTTTTCTAGAGAATATATCCGTCTAAGTGTAGCGATCGCCATTATGCAATGCTTGGGTGCTGATGGATACGAGAAATTTATCCAGCTATTTTATGCTCTACGTCGGCGCGTTTCGTCTGTTCCTCAATCCAAAGTAGAATTTTACGTTGAAAAATAAGGCTAGAACAAAATACTAAACTTAACGCATAGTCTCAAAGGTCACTTTCACAATTTGTAGGCTAGTTAACCTTAATTCAAAAATTGATGTCAATCAATAATATTAAAAGTAAAGTCATTCAAGGTAGTATTTACTTAACTATCAGGCAATTATTAGCATCAGGATTTTCTCTGGTCAGTGCCTTAGTAATTGCAAGAATTTTAGGACCTAAAAATTATGGAATTGTCACAACATCTCTAGGAATTTTTTATTTTTTGAAGTGGTCAGGCAGGCTGGGCTTAAGTGCCTACCTAGTCCGAAAACCTAATCTATCAGAGAATGAAGCTCAACAAGTTCTATGCTTCTATAACGTTGTAGGTATTGCCTTCTGCTTTGTTTCCTGGTTAGTTGCTCCTGCATTTGGTTGGTGGACTGGACAGGTTGAAGTTGCTCAATTATTGCAGTGGTTAGTTCCAGCAATCTGGTTAGACATGATTGGCAGTGTGCCTGCCAGTATGCAAGAGCGTGAACTACGTTTTAAGCAGGTTGGTCTGATTGATGCCATAGCACAGATTGCAAACTATTTACTCTCTATTGCTATTGTCTTGATGTATAAAAATTATTGGGGAGTAATTGCAGGAACTATCCTACAGTTTATGGTCTTTGCCAGCGTATCATTTTGGTGTTACCCCATGTCTTGGCGCTGGAAGTGGCATTGGCAAGATTTAAAACCTGCAATTCACTATGGTTTAACCTACTATTTTGCTAACTGGCTCTTTACCTTGAAGTCGCTGACTATACCTCTATTTGTGAGCCGTTTAGCTGGCATTGAAGCCGCCGGAATTGCAAATATGGCTACTAGAATACTTCAGCAACTTTCACTATTGAGGAATGTTGTCAACCGTATGTCATTGAGTGTGATAGCTAAACTTTTGGAAGATCCAAGTGCTACACAACGTGCAATTAGCCGAGGTATGACTTATCAAGCTTTGCTCATGGGAACAATATGTGCAAGTTTTGCCTGTTGTGCTTCTTGGTTAATTCCAACATTGTTCGGTGAAAAATGGGTATTGAGCGCACAAATTTTTCCGATGTTGGGGTTTGCTGCCGTAGTGGGGTCTATTTTTGACTTACATACTTCTGCACTCTACGCAGCTGGCCATAATAGATCTGTAGCAATCTTCAATTTTGGTTATCTAACAGTTCTGTGGTTAGGTTCTATTTTACTAATACCTATCTTCGGACTTTGGGGCTATGGAGCAGCAGAACTCATAGCATTACCTCGCTATTTTTGGCTGCATAGATCGCTTACTAAGTTATGTAATTCCCCTAATTACTGGCACGCTTTTTGGATAATTTTTTCATTGATCCCACCCATAATATCCGGAATTTTTTTACCCCCATTAATAAATTTTGTTATTCTATTTTCTTGTTATGGATTGCTATTTTTGCTGAATGCCAATATCAGAAAAACTTTCATGGAGCTATGGTCTATATTTAGGTCAAAGCAGAAACAAGTTGCTCAAGATTTGACAAATTAACAAACTTATAATTTTTGAAACTCATAGGAGTAAAGACAATGAAAAAAGTAGGTATACTAACTTATCACCATGCTATTAATTATGGTGCTAATTTACAAGCATACGCTTTATGGAAAACTCTAAAAAACCATGACTATGAGGTAGAAATTATTGACTATAGACCAGCAAAAGCAATTAAACAGTATTTTTTTGGAAGTAATTTTTTGAGCCATTTAATCAAGGCTCCAAAAGTAGAAAATTTTTTAACAAATAAAACAAAATTGTCCAAACCTACGGTTTATACACGGTCAAATCTTCTCAAGCAAAATTTTGATTATGATGTGTTAATTACCGGTAGTGATGAAGTTTGGAATATTAATTCATTCAGAGGATTTGATCCTGCTTATTTTTTGGATTTTATGTCTCAAAGCAGGATAAGCAAAATTAGTTATGCAGCTAGCTTTGGTAGTACCACCACCCTTGGTTCTTATCAGGAAGAAATCAAAAAGCTAATTCAGCAATTTGATTATGTATCGGTTCGAGATTCAAATAGTTTAAACATAATTCAGGAGGAATGTAAAAGTAAAGCTATTCAAGTCTTCGATCCAACCTTGATATTAGATGACTACAGTGAAATTACTTCTAATATTAAATATGATAAGAAATATTTGTTAATATATGGTTATATTTTAAATAGCCTAGAGGAGAATTTAGTTAAATCTTTAGCTAAACTCAAAAATTTATC carries:
- a CDS encoding DNA cytosine methyltransferase is translated as MKAIDLFAGCGGLSLGFQNAGFDIVAAFDYWPSAIEVYRENFQHTIFEKDLLREDVCALIASFNPEIIIGGPPCQDFSSAGKRDENLGRADLTFVFANIISQVKPNWFVMENVERISKSKVLKTVLEIFKKSGYGLTSSILNASYCGVPQARRRYFLIGQLHGKDDALNHYLIKHQSKKPMTVFDYLGNQLGIEYFYHHPRSYKRRAIFSIHEPSPTVRGVNRPIPKTYKKHEGDACDINEKLRPLSTIERSYIQTFPKTFKFKGNKSDLEQMIGNAVPVNLAEYVARCILEYIEDDSSNSISYQLPNILLLKQ
- a CDS encoding DUF924 family protein; this encodes MSQAQTILDFWFGHRDEPDYGQPKSFWFKKQPEFDAELQHQFFKDYQQAAAGYLDDWINLPTTCLALILLLDQFPRNMFRGTPDAFATDWEALSVAKHAVAQGYDHDLLPVQRWFIYLPFEHRENLADQHQCVKLFQQLSDDPDSAIAIESALQHLNIIERFGRFPHRNSILGRVSTPEEEEFLQQPGSNF
- a CDS encoding SRPBCC family protein, coding for MFAPHISNPVITGSDLTWSQEQRHLLMQGEIFVQTRSHNACGGAVSACMYLPMVRSQVWQQITDYPRWVQYFPDITKSEVLQRGEVKRLYQAAQKAFLFFTAQVEIYLNVVEVIGQKIQFHMEKGSFVDFAAKIELKDCGNGTVLIYSVQATPNIPIPAIFIQQAMNFELPANMRKMRQVICQHRAT
- the rd gene encoding rubredoxin, which gives rise to MQIYICSVCGYEYDPEVGDPDSGILPGTLFEAIPEDWVCPVCGATKDLFEAAEG
- a CDS encoding NAD(P)/FAD-dependent oxidoreductase codes for the protein MLPLKIVVIGGGAAGFFGAIACAEVNPQAQVTLLEASRQPLAKVRISGGGRCNVTHACFEPQGLVQSYPRGGKALRGAFTRFQAQDTVAWFAHHGVKLKTEADGRMFPITDSSETIVDCLMNTAQAEGVEIWTGTAVVAVKRINTEFEIILKSGEIIRCDRLLLATGSSLIGYKIAQQLGHHIEAPVPSLFTFNIPEAKLRALAGISVNPVRLKLLVGEKSQLEQTGPLLITHWGVSGPAVLKLSAWGARVLHEHHYQATLLVNWLPELSQEQVRQKILAVKNEWAKKAIALHRGVDLPHRLWQSIIARVGITTDDRWAGLSNKTLNLLIQEITQGKYLVNGKGVFKEEFVTCGGVNLKEIDFKTMESKLVPGLYFAGEILDIDGVTGGFNFQSAWTTAYLAGNAMGIGDSEQLRSHR
- a CDS encoding glycosyltransferase family 4 protein; this encodes MRKPVITIFYQFNPWHASIGGIQTLINTFIKYAPSEFEVRLVGTASDTSQPLGKWQQAEFAGREISFLPLFLLENDNKRSLIPTTLRYTTALLGRSFSSDFMHFHRLEPSLAAMNWQGEKTLFIHNDIHTQMQTVSDRKAILWRRFPAAYFALERLLIDQFSQILSCNTDATQFYRQRYPHLRDCVEYIKNSFDNEVFYPWNWEQKQANRRELAMQMGLDAETRFILFAGRLHPQKDPILLIRTFANLKERNTHLLIAGDGELASSVRQEIAQLGLSNQVTMLGALNQKELAKLHRLSSAFVLSSAYEGLPLVVLEALASGTPIVTTKCGETPKLLRGDTGVVCEERTPECIADALRRILLHPENYPSESCVRAAQPYAARSVVKDVYGEMFHRWESKQLSVIGSG
- a CDS encoding glycosyltransferase family 4 protein, producing MKIAVIGAKGLPPKQGGIEHYCAEVYPRIVAQGHTVDLFARSSYTDSSWRESYDFQGVRVISLPGLDVKGADAFVTSALGAIAATASKYDIVHFHALGPSLFSFLPRIAQSTKVVVTCQGLDWQRAKWGSFSTQLIKMGEQAAVRFAHGIVVVSDALKTYFLQNYGRDTVYIPNAPASYGESDPNFSYGKQLGLEQGRYMIFLGRIVPEKRPDLLIEAFSKLKPSGWKLVLAGGVSDTQSYTAKLLEKVANNPNIIFAGELRGSRLWEIVRGAGLFVLPSDLEGLPLAMLEAMQEGRPVVASDILPHQQLINGGMGTLFEAGNVDSLVNSLDWAINHPQQVALMAKNAQRNVQTNYSWEHITAENLKLYTTLLNSSEPLSTIKPHEISLARVGSKK
- a CDS encoding GumC family protein — its product is MGKGISTLLAVLRRRSLPAFTTFAAVIGASVAYLSVTPRLYETSTRLMVNDNQVSISELGRDLTQLRSSGGIKSSPLADQAELISSQAVLERAIAKIVSPSHNDSHQNTLTSNSISPWLRIKIVPATNILELSYQSPDPNLATKILNAIAQATVEENIRTINSEATKVREFLEKEVPLAQRRLQQAEVAENKYRQQSGVVEIDSQTRSLVESLANTENQERTLLAQLQETRSRDASLRQITDTKTLNNAYSSVRGGQDEQVKVLRAKLTDLETKLIEARLQFTDSHPTVISLLGQRDSIRALYAQELARVSSDGQTIPSTDIAADQISQNLTSQLINNEIERLAIENKLNFVISNYAKSFCYYSSIQCLEISPRNFEMPFQANF
- a CDS encoding glycosyltransferase family 2 protein, yielding MPKVSVIIPAFNALKYLPETLKCLFKQTFNDFEVIIVDDGSSDGTAEWASQIEEPRVKLITQANQGSAGARNTGIKHSQGEFIAFMDADDFWQSTKLEKQVKVLEANPEVGLVYNWVAYINDKGEPTGRVVKPDAQGHIWDKFTERNLIECGSVPMIRRLCFDDVGLFDTTIDAAPDWDMWLRIAARYSFAVIKEPLVSYRQHSNNKSKNYPKLLHDFRTIIEKAFQAAPFELLHLRNRSYGNLNLLIAWKCLQSKDKDYKQADLFRRQALKHDYKLIFSREYIRLSVAIAIMQCLGADGYEKFIQLFYALRRRVSSVPQSKVEFYVEK